TAGGCGTCGACGTTCTTTTTTCAGCAGCTTGTGTTTGGATATAACCTAAGATAGCATCAATCTCGGTTTGCCGCCCCTCCTGTATATCTTTTAGCATAGAAGATTGATTTGTACTCGTGCGCGAACAAACCCCCATCGCATTTTCCCAATAATTAAAAGCTGAATCCAGTTTTAACACATCTGCAATCTCTTCATACAATAGACGCATCGTTTTATAAAAGTAGCTGTTGTGAATCAGCTGCCCATTTTTCACGCGATACAGTGCCGTAAGAGGATTAATGAGCGCATTTACAACTAATTTCTTCACCAGCATCGCATACCAATCTTTTTCAATTACCCAAGGAAAATTCACAATCGGTAAGATAGACTCCATTTCTCCTCTGTACGAAGCAATACGGGTTGTTCCTATTCCTGTATGATGGACGCTATCCATATTTGTACGCATTGCCCCATGTTCAACTGTACCCAAATAGAGAGTGCGCTGCGGGAGGTTTTTGAGAATTTCAATATGGCTCATACCGTTTTGGATAAACAAAAGGGGAGTATGTATAGTAAGGGTTTTAATAAAAGGAATAATCTCTTTTAAATGATACTGTTTTACAGTAATAATGATTAAATCTGCTTCTTTTATGTTTTTTTCCAGAGGGATAGCACTGACTTTTTTCGTGTGATGTTCCCCTTGTCTATGTAAGGTAATTCCATTTTCGTTAATACACTTTGCTTGAGTTGGTGTTTTCGTGTACAAGGTTACATCATAACAATCTGATAAATACGCGCTAAACAACAGACCTAATGATCCGCCTCCAATAATACCTATAGTTTTCATCGTATTTTTTGTTCCTCTTTCTATTATTGAGTTTCATTTTAGCAAAAAAATGCTTTGAATTAAATGCATTCTTTAAATTTTACCTATTCATATAGCCCGTGTGATTAAAAATCACCGGGCTTATTGTAAATTATTTAGAGTGATCCCGTTTTTTTCTATTATACGGGATACACCGGATGTTTACGACGGCTAAAGGTCACATTCTTTGTTTCATATAATCGAAAGCGGTCAATTAACGTTCGACGCAGTTCGTTAGCAGGAACGATGTCGTCAATAATAAGTTCAGATGCCAGCGTATAGATATCGATGTGTTCTTTATACTCTTGCTGTTTCTGTTTAACAAACATGAACCGCTCTTTCGGATCTTCAATTTCATTAATTTTATTAGAATAGACGGCATTTACTGCAGCTTCAGGACCCATTACGGCAATTTGAGCAGTAGGCAATGCAATGCAGCAATCTGGTTCAAAAGCCGGACCAGCCATAGCGTAAAGCCCTGCGCCATAAGCTTTACGCATGACTACGGAAATTTTAGGAACTGTAGCTGAACTCATCGCTGCAATTAATTTGGCTCCATGTCTAATGATGCCAGCTCTTTCTACTTTGGTTCCAATCATAAATCCAGGCACGTCAGCTAAAAACAGCAAAGGAATATGGAATGCATCGCACAATTGAATAAATTTTGCGCCTTTATCTGCTGAATCTACAAACAGCACTCCCCCTTTAACTTTTGGCTGATTAGCAACAATCCCTACTACTTTTCCATCTATTCGTGCAAGCCCTGTTACCAATTCGGCGGCAAACAGTTTTTTTATTTCAAAAAAGCTCCCCTCGTCAATAAGGGTATCAATTGCTTCATAGATATCAAATGGAACATTTTGATTCTCCGGAATTAGTTCTACTAAATCTTTTGTCTGCTTAGGCTCTTTAGCTTTTTGTACTTTAGGCTTTTCTTGATAGTTTTGTGGAAAGTACGTTAAATAAGATTTGGCATACGAAATAGCTTCTTCTTCAGAATAAGCCAGCACATCCCCGCACCCGCTAACGCTGCAGTGCATATGCGCTCCTCCCATTTCTTCTAGCGTAACCTTTTCTCCAATAACGGCTTCGGCCATACGCGGCGACCCTAAGTACATAGAAGCGTTTCCATCTACCATCACAACAATATCACAAAATGCAGGGATATAAGCCCCTCCAGCTGCTGACGGACCGAAAAGCAAACAAATTTGAGGAATGACGCCGGAAAGTTTTACTTGATTGTGAAAGATCCTTCCAGCTCCTCGGCGGTTTGGAAACATATCTAATTGATCCGTAATACGCGCTCCAGCAGAATCCACTAGGTACAGTAAAGGCACATGCAGTTTTTCTGCAACTTCTTGAATCCGAATAATTTTTTCTACTGTTCTAGCTCCCCAAGACCCTGCTTTTACAGTAGAATCATTAGCCATTACACAAACCGTTTCACCGTTTACTTTTCCAATCGCAGTTACAACACCGTCTGCCGGCAACCCTTCGGCTTTATTATTTGCAAACATGCCGTCTTCTTCATATTTCCCGTCATCGAATAAAAGGGCTAAACGATCTCTTACAAAAAGCTTCTGTTGTTTTGCAAGTTTCTCTTTATACTTCTCGGCGTTGCCACGCTCTACTTTTTGACGATTTTCATCATATTTTTTCTGAGATTCACCTGTATGTATCATGATATCTCCCCTTTATGAGTTATGAAATAGTCACCAAAACGTCGCCTTCGTTCACAAAATCCCCCACGGCTATATGGACAGTCTCTGCAATACCAGCTTGATCGCTTTCAATAGGAATTTCCATTTTCATAGATTCTAATACAACAACAACTTCTCCTTTAGTTACACTTGCTCCTTGCTGAACAAACACATTAAATACCATGCCTGCCATTGTCGCTTTGATTTCACTCATTGTGGTGCTCCTCCTTTATTTAATACTGTTGATAATAACGATGTGTTATAGGTGCCCTTTTCATATAACTCTTCATTTAACAACTGCTTAAATAGAGGAATATTTGTTTTGATTCCCTCTACAACAGCTTCTGTAAAATATGATTTAGCTAGTTCAATTGCATTTGAACGCGTACGACCAGTAATGATAACCTTTGCAATCATTGGATCATAAAAAGGTGTAACCGCATTCATATCACTGTAGCCGCTATCTACGCGCGCGTAGGTTCGCTCCGGCAAGTGATAACCCGTAATTTTCCCCGGAGCCGGTAAAAAAGTAAACGGATCTTCTGCATAAATTCGAAATTCAATGGCGTAGTTATTTGCTGCTATTTCCTCTTGCATACGAGGAAGCTTTTCACCGCGCGCAGCTAAGATCTGCCACTTAACTAAATCGACCCCTGCAATTTGCTCGGTGATCGGATGCTCAACTTGCAGCCGCGTGTTCATTTCAAGAAAATAAAAATTTTCGTCTTCATCCACGATAAACTCCACCGTACCCGCATTATAATAGCCGATTGCTTTAGCCGCTTGAACGGCTTGGTTTTGCATGGCTTGTCGCGTACTTTCTTTTAAAGAAAGCGCAGGGGCTTCTTCAATCACTTTTTGATTTCTTCTTTGTACAGAACAATCGCGTTCAAAAAGATGAACGACATTACCATGCTGATCTCCAAAGACCTGTACCTCGATATGTTTTGCG
The genomic region above belongs to Priestia megaterium and contains:
- a CDS encoding acetyl-CoA carboxylase biotin carboxylase subunit, with translation MKKILIANRGEIALRIIHTCKQMGIETVAVYSDADAELPYVQAATKARRIGEPPVQKSYLNVEELLRISHEEKVDAIHPGYGFLSENSAFAKRAIDEGFCFIGPSPEIISMMGDKIAARAAMKEAGVPVVPGSEGDVTSVEEACKVAGVIGYPVMLKASGGGGGIGMVRCDNEEAVKQVYASTKARAKAYFGHEGMFIEKLITNAKHIEVQVFGDQHGNVVHLFERDCSVQRRNQKVIEEAPALSLKESTRQAMQNQAVQAAKAIGYYNAGTVEFIVDEDENFYFLEMNTRLQVEHPITEQIAGVDLVKWQILAARGEKLPRMQEEIAANNYAIEFRIYAEDPFTFLPAPGKITGYHLPERTYARVDSGYSDMNAVTPFYDPMIAKVIITGRTRSNAIELAKSYFTEAVVEGIKTNIPLFKQLLNEELYEKGTYNTSLLSTVLNKGGAPQ
- a CDS encoding 2-dehydropantoate 2-reductase; this translates as MKTIGIIGGGSLGLLFSAYLSDCYDVTLYTKTPTQAKCINENGITLHRQGEHHTKKVSAIPLEKNIKEADLIIITVKQYHLKEIIPFIKTLTIHTPLLFIQNGMSHIEILKNLPQRTLYLGTVEHGAMRTNMDSVHHTGIGTTRIASYRGEMESILPIVNFPWVIEKDWYAMLVKKLVVNALINPLTALYRVKNGQLIHNSYFYKTMRLLYEEIADVLKLDSAFNYWENAMGVCSRTSTNQSSMLKDIQEGRQTEIDAILGYIQTQAAEKRTSTPIVDFLYRSIKGIEEEKGE
- a CDS encoding acyl-CoA carboxylase subunit beta — translated: MIHTGESQKKYDENRQKVERGNAEKYKEKLAKQQKLFVRDRLALLFDDGKYEEDGMFANNKAEGLPADGVVTAIGKVNGETVCVMANDSTVKAGSWGARTVEKIIRIQEVAEKLHVPLLYLVDSAGARITDQLDMFPNRRGAGRIFHNQVKLSGVIPQICLLFGPSAAGGAYIPAFCDIVVMVDGNASMYLGSPRMAEAVIGEKVTLEEMGGAHMHCSVSGCGDVLAYSEEEAISYAKSYLTYFPQNYQEKPKVQKAKEPKQTKDLVELIPENQNVPFDIYEAIDTLIDEGSFFEIKKLFAAELVTGLARIDGKVVGIVANQPKVKGGVLFVDSADKGAKFIQLCDAFHIPLLFLADVPGFMIGTKVERAGIIRHGAKLIAAMSSATVPKISVVMRKAYGAGLYAMAGPAFEPDCCIALPTAQIAVMGPEAAVNAVYSNKINEIEDPKERFMFVKQKQQEYKEHIDIYTLASELIIDDIVPANELRRTLIDRFRLYETKNVTFSRRKHPVYPV
- a CDS encoding biotin/lipoyl-containing protein, whose amino-acid sequence is MSEIKATMAGMVFNVFVQQGASVTKGEVVVVLESMKMEIPIESDQAGIAETVHIAVGDFVNEGDVLVTIS